From the Longimicrobiaceae bacterium genome, the window GTCGTGCTCGGTGACGCGCCCCTGGCGGAGCTGGATACGCTCTGGGACGAGGTGAAGGCGGCGGAGCGGGCGGGGAAGGCTAGGGCGGACGGGGCGGAGAGATCGTAGGCGGCGGCCGCGGCGAACCGTCTTTTCGACGAACCGGCAGCGACTGAGTAGGGATCAGAATCGACCGCGCAGGCTGGATTGAGTGAAAGCGGTAGGGTGAGTCTCCGCACGTCGTCAAACCTCGCTCCAGGCGGAGCGTGCGCCGGAGCGGGTGCGAGGGTATTATTCCGCTCTCGCGCCTCCGGGCGTGACTCCGTGGTACGCCCGCCCGTCCCTGCGACGCAGGCGGACGCCTCGCAACGCAACAGAACCGTTTCCGGCTCGGTTGAATGACCGTCGTCCCATCCGCAGCATCCGGTAGAGGAACCGCGCCGCGACCCGGCGCGCCACACGGCGGACGATCGCGATGAGCCTGAGGCTCCGAATCCTCCTTACGCTGCTGGCCATCACGGTCATCCTGGCGCTGCCCACCGCATACGGGCTGTCGGCGCTGCGCGAGCTGCGCGGGATCGCGCACGACCTGCGCACGCGTGACGCGGAGAGCTCGCTCGCGCTCGGCCGGCTGCAGACCGCGCTCAAGGAGGTCGAGAACTCCAACCGCATCTACGTGGCGGTGGGCTCCCAGACGCCCGATGCCGTGCGGATGGGCGCGGAGCTGGACGCGGGCATGGAGCGCGTGGAGCGGCAGCTGGACGTCCTCTCCCGCTCCGGCTACCGGGAGCCGACCGCCCAGGCGCGCGCGACGTGGAACGCCACCAAGCAGGCGGTCCGCCGGAACCAGGCGCAGGCGGATTCGGGCAGGTCCAACGAGGCGAGCGCCTTCCTCCGCAGCGGGGTGGACCCCGCGTTCGAGGAGATGGACCACTCGCTGGACCCCATCGGCCGCGCCATCAACACGAGCGGGGAGCAGCAGGTGCGGCGCGCGCAGCAGGCGGCCGACGGCGCGGCCACGCGCACGCTGGTAGCGTTCGCCACGGCGCTGCTGCTCACGGTGCTCATCGGCGGCTGGCTCGCACGGAGCCTGCTGCGGCCCATCGGCGAGCTGCGGCGGGGGATGACGACGGTCGCGCAGGGCGACTTCGACCCCGACGTGCGCATCCCCCTGAACCGCACCGACGAGCTGGGCGACCTTGCGCGCTCGTTCGACAGCATGACCACGCAGCTCACCGAGCTGGACCGGCTGAAGGCCGAGTTCGTCTCCGTGGCCTCGCACGAGATCAAGACGCCGCTGAGCGTGATCAAGGGCTACGTGGCGCTGCTCCTGGACGGCATCTACGGCGAGGTCACGGACCCGCAGCGGAAGACGCTGACGGCGGTGTCGGACCAGGCGGAGCGGCTGGCGAGGCTGGTGCACCGGCTGCTGGACGTGACGCGCTTCGAGGCCGGCGGCGGGCGCCTGGAGCTCCGCGAGATCGAGCCGCGCGGCTTCCTGTCGGAGCTGACCGACGGCTTCGAGGTGCTGGCGTACCAGAACCAGATCGACTTCGTGGTCGAGGTCGCGCCCGACGTGCCGCAATCCATCGTCGCCGATCCGGAGCGCGTGAACGAGGTGCTTGGCAACCTGCTCAGCAACGCGTTCAAGTTCACGCCCAAGGGCGGAAAGATCTTCCTGCGTGCGGCGGCGGAGCGCGGCGGGATGGCGGTGGAGGTGGAGGACACCGGCGTGGGCATCCCCGCAGACAAGCTGCCCAAGATCTTCGAGAAGTTCTTCCAGGTGGAGAACGACGCGCAGCCGCGCTCGGTGGGATCGGGGCTGGGGCTGGCGATCGCGCACGAGATCGTGGAGGCACATGGCGGCACGATCAGTGCGGACAGCGAGGTAGGAAAGGGCACGCGTTTCCGCGTGTTCCTGCCCGCCCGCCCGCCCGCGGGCACGGCGCAGTCCTGAGCCCGGTCCGCACCCGCCCGATGCCGATGCCGTCGAAGCACGTCCGCACGCTGCTCCTCTCCCTCGTCCTGCTCCCCGCGTGCGCCAGCCTGCACCGCGGTCCCGGCGCCGGCCAGCGCGCGCAGCTCTGGCGCGACGCGCACAACGCCTTCTACGCGGACAGCTTCCGCGTGGCGACGGTCGCCTTCCAGACGCTCGCGACCCAATACCCCACAACGCCCGAGGGGCGTGAGGCGCGCTTCTACCTGGCCGCGCTGCACCTGGACCCGCGCAACACTACCGCGTTCGACCCGCACGCGAGCGAGACGGACCTGGCGGCGTACCTCGCGCAGGACTCGCTGAACCAGGGGCTCATCGGCCACCGGCCGGAGGCCACGTCCATGCTGCGGCTCGCGCGCGAGGTGCAGCGCCCGTGCGAGGAGCGCGTGGGGCCATTGCGGTGCGAGACGCGGGTGGTGGAGCGGCGTGTTCCGGGGCAGACGGGCGGCACCGCCCCGAACGGCGCCTCGGCCGCGACGGTGGAGCGGCTCCAGGCGATGATCGCCGACCGCGACGAGCAGATCCAGCGGCTCAATGCCGAGCTGAACCGCATCCGGGCCACGCTGGTGCCGCGAAGGCCGTAAGAGCAGGTTGGGAGTACACCGGCAGGAAGAAGCAGAACCGCCGCTCCGGGAGATTCGGGGCGGCGGTTTTTTGCCCTCACCCGGCGGCCTGAGAGCCGCCACCCTCTCCCACAACCGCGTGGGAGAGGGGACGTACTGCTCGGGGGTGTCGCGGGATTGGCGGACTGGCGCGATCAAGCGTGGTGCGCAGTCTTCACGAGGGATGCGCCCGCCAGAGTGCTGTTGGGGTTAGTCCCCGCAGGGGGACTTTGCGCGGTTGTTGCCGCGACTTCAGTCGCCCGTCTCTCGCCAGCTCAGCCGACGTGAAAGAGTCGGGCGCGTTCGCCGTAGCGGGCTTCCAGGGCGGCGCGAATGCGGGGGTGGCGTGCAAGCGTGGGGTCCTGCTCCACGATGCGGCGCGCCTCGCCGCGGGCGGTGTCGAGCAGGCCCGCGTCCTTCTCCAGGTCCGCGAAACGGAAGCTGGGGAGACCGGACTGGCGGGAGCCGAACAGGTCGCCCACGCCGCGCAGGTGCATGTCGGCCTCCGCGATCTTGAAGCCGTCCTCCGTGCCGGCGAAGATGCGCAGGCGTTCGCGCGCCTCGGGGCCGGACGTGAGCAGGATGCAGAAGCTCTCCTCCGCGCCGCGGCCCACGCGCCCCCGAAGCTGGTGAAGCTGCGAGAGGCCGAAGCGATCGGCGTGCTCGATCACCATCACCGTGGCGTTGGCAACGTCGATTCCCACCTCGATAACCGTGGTGGAGACGAGCACGTCGATCGCGCCCGCGGCGAAGGCGCGCATCACGCGGTCCTTCTCATCGCCCGGCATCTGCCCGTGTACCATCCCCAGGCGCAGGTCGGGGAAGACGTCGGCGCGCAGCCGCTCGAACTCCTCCGTGGCGGACTTCAGCTCCACCTTCTCGGACTCTTCCACCAGCGGGTAGACGAGGTACGCCTGGCGTCCCTTCTCCACCTGCTCGCGGATGAAGCCCAGCACCTTGGGCAGCGCGGACGCGTCACGGAGCGCGGTGCGCACCGGCTGGCGTCCCGGCGGGCGCTCGTCGAGGACTGAGACGTCCAGGTCGCCGTACAGCGTGAGCGCCAGCGAACGAGGGATGGGCGTGGCCGACATCACCAGCACGTCCGCGTTCTCCCCCATCTCCGTTAGCGCCATCCGCTGCTTCACCCCGAAGCGGTGCTGCTCGTCGACGACCACGAGGCCCAGGCGGTCGAACTCCACGCCTTCCTGGATGAGGGCGTGCGTCCCGACCGCGATCCCCGCTCCGCCGGACGCGATGCGGTACACGGCCTCGCGCCACTGGCGGGTGCCGAGGCGGCCGGTGAGCAGGGTCACGCCCACCGGCAGTTCGCCCAGAAGCTTGGTCAGCGTGCGCGCGTGCTGCTCCGCCAGGATCTCGGTGGGCGCCATCAGCGCGGCCTGGTACCCGTTCTCCACCGCGCGCAGCATGGCGAAGAGCGCGACCACCGTCTTGCCCGAGCCGACATCGCCCTGCACGAGGCGGTTCATGCGCCGCGCCGACGCCATGTCCTCGCCGATCTCCTTCAGCACCCGCTTCTGCGCGTCCGTCAGCGTGAAAGGAAGGTTCGCGTAGAACGGCCGCACGAAGTGGTCGCGCCGTTCGAAGGCGATGCCCGGCCGCTCGGCGGTGGCGTGATGGCGGGAGAGGGCGTGCAGCAGCTGGAGGAAGAAAAGCTCCTCGAACGCGAGCCTCTGCCTGCCCCGCTCCGCCTCGGCGAGGGACGAGGGGCGGTGCATGGCGTCGAGCGCGCGGCCGAGCGGGAAGATGCCGCCCAGCCGGTCGCGCATCTCGTTGTCGAACGGGTCTTCCTCGACGACGGAGGTGAGCAGGTCGTCCAGGTTCTCGGCCAGGATGGTGCGCACCTGGCGATGCGTGAGCCCTTCCGTGGCGGGATAGACGGGAAAGATCGTCCCCTCCTCCTCCGACGCCGTCTCGCCCTCGCGTGCCATCAGAGTGAACTCGCGCGGCTGGAGCTGGCGGCCGTGGTAGAAGCGCACAGGGCCGCGCAGGAGCAGCAGGTCGCCCTTCTTCATGCTGCGGTCCAGGTACGGCTGCCCCGGCCAGGAGCACTCGATCAGCCCGCTGGAATCGCGCACGACCGCCTGGAAGATGCGCAGCCCCTTGCGCGTGGGCAGCACGCCCTTGGACACGACGCGGCCGATCACCGAGGCCTCCATGCCCGGCTCCACGGCGACGATCTTCTGGATGGTGGACGCGTCTTCGTAGCGGTGGGGGACGTGGTACAGCACGTCGCGCGCGGTGAGCAGCCCCAGCTTCTGGAGCAGCTCGCCGCGCTTGGGGCCCACGCCCTTGAGGAACTGGGCGGGGCGGTCCAGGTCGGAATAGGGGATCACGGAAGCCATGTGCAGCTCTGGATCATGGGCGCCGTGCGGTGCAGCGGGTTGAGAAGATGGAGAGCCGCCGCGGATTCCTGGCGGTGAGCTCCCCGTCCACTTACATACCGAAAATATACCGAAACTGCACTCGTCGCGCTAGGCGGTCAGCACTTCCTCCGCGAAGGCGTCGATCTCGAACGGAACGAGGTCGTCGATGGTCTCGCCGACGCCGACAAACTTCACCGGAACGTTGAACTCCTCCTTCAGCGCGACGACGATGCCGCCCTTCGCGGTGCCGTCCATCTTCGTGAGCACGATGCCGGTGAGCGGCATCTCACTGCCGAAGGTGCGGAGCTGCGCCATCGCGTTCTGGCCCACGGTGCTGTCCAGGACGATCAGCGTCTCGTGCGGGGCGCCGGGAAGGCGCTTCGCGAGCACGCGATAGACCTTCTCCAGCTCCTTCATCAGGTCGGTTTGCGTGTGCAGGCGCCCCGCCGTGTCGATGATGACGACGTCGCTTCCCAGGCGCTCGGCCGTGTCCAGCGCGTCGAAGGCGACGGCGGCCGGGTCGCGGCCGGGCTCGCTGCCCACGAAGTCGCAGCCCACGCGCTCGGACCAGCGCCGAAGCTGCTCGATGGCGCCCGCACGGAACGTATCTCCCGCGGCGATGAGCACGCTGCGCCCCTGCTTCTTCATGCGGTGCGCGAGCTTGCCGATGGTAGTGGTCTTCCCCACCCCGTTCACGCCGATGACGAGGATGACGGTGGGGCCGCCCTCGAAGTTCATCCGTAGCGCCGTGTCCTTGCGGCCGGCGGAGAGGATGGCGGCGATCTCCTCGCGCACGGCGCGCAGGTAGTCGCGCTGGGTCTTCGCTACACCGCGCGAGGCGAGGTCTTCGACGACCTGCACCAGGCGCAGCGTGGCCGGCACGCCGAAGTCTGCGGCGATCAGCGTCTCTTCCAGGCCCTCCAGCGAGCCCTCGTCCATCCCCTTCACCAGCACCGAGACGTCGGTCAGCGCGACGTCGACGATGCGGTCCCACAGGGACTTCTTCGTCTCGTCCTTCCGGCGGAACAAGCGGGCCATGTCTGTCAGTCCACGGGTATGCGAAAGCCTTCTCCCCACCGCCGTTGCGGCGGGAGCGGCGAGTCGTCCGTTCAGCGCGCGCCGGGCCCGGCGCATCCATCGTTCGGGCAGGAAGTATACACCGCACGGCCGTTTCCGCCCACCCTCGCCCATCGTCCGCAGGTCGGGGCCGCGGGAGATGGGCATCCGCCGACGACGTGGGAGGCCGTTCATCTCCCGAAACGGCCCGCCCCCAACCGCGCGGGGCGGATGGGGGCGGGCACGACGGCGGATGCCGGGCTGGTTACTTTGCGGCCTCGTAGCGGCGCGAGACCTCGTCCCAGTTCACCACGTTCCAGAAGGCGGCGATGTAGTCGGGGCGCCGGTTCTGGTAGTTCAGGTAGTAGGCGTGCTCCCACACGTCCAGCCCCAGGACGGGCGTCTGGCCGTTCATGAGCGGCGAGTCCTGGTTCGCCGTGTCGGTGATCTGCAGCTTGCCGCCGTCGCCCGCCACCAGCCACGCCCACCCGCTGCCGAAGCGGCCCTTGCCGGCGTTGGCGAACTGGTCCTGGAACTGCGCGAAGCCGCCGAAGGTGGTGTTGATCGCGTCGGCGATGGCGCCGGTGGGCTGCCCGCTGCCGTTGGGGCCGAGGACCTTCCAGAACAGCGAGTGGTTGGCGTGGCCGCCACCGTTGTTGCGCACCGCCGTCTTGATGTCTTCCGGCACGCTGGCGAAGTTGCGCATCAGCGCGTCGATATCGTCGCCCGCCTGGAACTCGGGGTGCTTCTCGAGCGCCGCATTCAGGTTGGTGACATACGTGGCGTGGTGCTTGTCGTGGTGGATCTCCATCGTACGCGCGTCGATGTGCGGCTCCAGCGCGCCGAAATCGTAAGGCAGGGGGGGAAGCGTAAACGCCGCCATCAGGCACCTCCAGAGGGGTGGAAAGTAGGCACTTCTGCAAGCCGGCCCGGGCCGCCGGAGAAGCCCGTGTACAAGCCCAGACGGTTGAGCAATAGCCGGGCCGGAGCGCATCCGTCCCGCACGGTGTGAAACTAAGCCGCGCCGTATGTTTCGCTACCGCCTGCGCGTTCCGCCGGAAGATCCCACTCCAGAAATTCGTCGGCCGGACTCTGGCGTCGAGGGGCTCTGCGCTCCGCGGGACGGAACGGATTCAGGAGCGGCCGGGGATCGGCGGCTCGGCCGGTCCGCTCTGTTCCAACGGTGTGTATTCGAGGCGGAAGTCGCGTGCGGCGGCTTCGGCGCCAGCCGTGAGGGTGACCACCTTCACGCGGCGTGAGGGGACGCCGGTGTAGCCGCAGCGAGCGGCGGGCGGACAGCGGCCCATCTCCGTTCCCGCCCGCACCTCCACGGCATGGCTGGGCGAAGAGATGCTGCGGAAGCCGTGCGCCGTCGTGACCTGTGCGGTGAGCGCGAAATGGGTGAACGGCACCTCGCTGGCACCTGCGAGGAGCGGGTAGTCGTAGCCGCGCGCCCCCGCCTCTCCATGCGGAGGCTGCGTGTAGCCGAGCTTGAGGCTCACGCTTCCGTGTGCCGGGATGGAGGGGATGCGCACGTGTACCACGTTCCGCCCCCGATACGCTCGCAGCGGCGATCCTCGGCTCGCACGAACGATGGAGTCCAACATCCGCCGCGACTCGCCGGGCGTACTCCACTCGCCGTACTGCTTCAGCTCGGTTCCATCGAAGACGGAGGCGCCGGTTACGGTTGCGTCGTCGGGCAGCGGGAAGAAGAACGCGCCGTCGATCTCCCCGCCCGTCGGGTTGTGGAAGCGATGGTTGACGTACGTAGTGGATCCATCGCTCTTCACATCTGCCGACACCAGGACCGAGTCTCCGAGCAGGATACGCGGCAGCGCCTGCGCGGCCGGACATGCCCCCGTGCAGCGGACGGGAACCGCGATCCCCTGCGCGTCTGCATGCACGGCAGGGGCGAGGACGACCAGCGCGAGCAGCGGCAGCGAGCGCATGGGAGGCAGGGTGCGAAGGTGACGAAAGCCCGCCGAGCGTCTTTGCGCCGGCGGGCTTTCAAGATACTGCCATCACGTGGGTGCTGCGCGGACGGTCAGACAGGCCCAGCGCCGCGGCTCACGGAGTCCAGATCGCGCTCCACGCGCGCCCAGCGGCGGGCGATGGAGACGACGTAGCCGAAGAGGAGCAGCCAGGCCAGCGTGAACGCGATCCACACGTGCCAGTAGGCCCGCAGCGTCCGCGGCGGCGCGGGCTCCGAAGGCAGGCCGTTGGACGCGGTGGATGGCACCTGCGCGGCGGCGGCGTTCGATGGGCCGTTCTCCTGCGATGCGGGCGGCGCGGCGGGCACGGCAGCGGTGGCGGCCTCGCCCGCGGGCATCTGCTGCGCGGCGGCGGGCGCGCCGAGCGCGAGGACGCCCGCGAGAGCGAGGACGGCAAATCTATGCGAACGCATCGGCGGCGAAGTCTCAGGAAGCGGAAGCGGGACGGCCGAAGCCGGCGCGGTGCATCTCCAGTCGTGCCCTCGCCACTTCCAGCCCGTAGCGGAAGAGGAGCAGCGAGAAGAACAGCAGCGTGAAGGCGAGCAGCGACACGAGCAGCGTCTGCACGATGGCGGGGTCGGCCTGCGCACCTTCGGGACGCATGATCACGGGCTTGGGGTGCTGCGAGCGGAACCACTGGACGCTCAGGTGGATGAGCGGGATGTCCACCGCGCCCACGATCCCCAGCACCGCGCCGAAGCGCTTGCCACGCTCCGGGCTCTCCGTCGCGCCCCGCAGCATGAAGTAGCCCACGTAGATGAACCACAGCAGCAGCGTAAGCGTGAGCCGCGGCTCCCACACCCACCACGCGCCCCACGCGATGCGGCCCCACAGCGGCCCTGTGAGCAGCACGATGGTGGTGAAGATCGTCCCCAGCTCCGCCGCGCTCACGGCGATGGCGTCCAGGCGCTCGTCCTTGAGCCACAGGTAACCGACCGAGCAGAGCGCGACGATGCCGAACGCCAGGAACGCGACCCAGGCGGACGGGACGTGAAAGTAGAAGATGCGCTGCACCACGCCCATCGTCGTCTCGGTGGGCGCGTAGAAGAAGATCATCCGCAATGCGAACAGCAGAGACGCGGCGGCCAGGAGGCCAAGCCCCACTGCCCACGTCCGCGTGCCCCGCATCGAGTCTTGCTCCATCTCTCTCACTCTTCGAGCACGGAGCCGAACACGGCCGTGCACACCACCAGGTAGATGAGGTCGAAGGCGCCGAGCATCTTGAAGCTCGACATCACCTCGGCCGCGGGACGGCCCACGAGCAGCCGCTGCGTGGCCGAGGCGGCGAAGATCACCACCGGCAGCAGCAGCGGGAGCAGCAGGATGGGCAGCAGCGTGTCGCCCAGCCGCGTGTGCGTGGAGACGGCGGCGAACAGCGTCCCCAGCAGGATGAAGCCGAACGTCGCAAGGGCCATAATCGCCGCAAGCGCGCCGAGCGAGCCCAGGAAGTCCAGCCCGAAGAAGAGCGCGTAGACGGGGAGGATGACCAGCTCCACCGCCAGCACGATCAGCAGGTTGGCGGCGAACTTCCCCAGGAACAGCGCGCCCCGGTCCACCGGCGCGAGGAGCAGCCCGGCCAGCGCGTCCTGCTCGCGCTCCAGCGCGAACGAGCGGCCCAGGCCCAGCGTGCCCGCGAAGAGGATGGTGATCCACACCATCGCCCCGGCGATGCTGCGCGCGCGCACCGTGGGGTCCAGCGCGAACGAGAAGACGACGGCGACGAGCACGGCGAAGGTGGCCATGGAGACCACGCGCTCGCGCGAGCGCATCTCCAGCACCAGGTCCTTGCGTGCGACGGCGACGGCCTGGGCGACGAAGCCCATCAGACGGCCGCCGCCACGCGCTCGGTGTACACGCGCTCGAAGCGCGACGCGTCCACCGCGGCACGCGGCTCGTCGGACACCCATCGTCCGCCGACCTGCACCACCACGCGGTCCGCCAGCTCCAGCCCCTGCGACAGGTTGTGCGTCACGAGCACGACGGTGTGGCCGCCGCGCAGGCGCTCCAGCGTGCCGCGCAGCATGGCCGCCGCGTGCGGATCCAGCCCCGTGTACGGCTCGTCGAGGAAAACGACTTCCGGGTCGTGCAGCAGCGTGCGGGCGAGCGCCAGGCGCTGCTGCATCCCCCGCGAGAAGGTGCGCACGCGGTCGTCGCGGCGGTCCGCGAGCCCCACGTCCTCCAGCGCGCGGGCGACCAGCGCCTTGCGGTCGGGCAGGGCGTACAGGCGCGCGTAGAAGTCCAGGTTCTCGGCGGCGGAGAGGCCGCCGTACAGGAAGGTCTGGTGCGACAGCAAGCCGATGCGGCGCCGCCACCCGTCGTCCGCCCCTGCGATGGGCTCGCCGGCCACCAGCACCTCGCCGCGGGTGGGCTGCACCGCGCCGCACAGCATGCGCAGCAGCGTGGTCTTCCCCGCCCCGTTGGGCCCGAAGATGGTGAGGAACTCGCCCCGCGCCAGACGGAAGTCGACGCCGCGCACCGCGTGCAGCGGCCCGTACCGCTTCTCCACCTGCCGCGCCTCCACCGCCGGGGCCGCCCCGGGGGCGGAGTGGGGCTGCGTCACCTCAGGCGCACCCCGCAGCCGGCGCAGAAGCGGCTCCCGACGGGGTTCACGAAGCCGCAGGAATGCCGCCCCGCTTGGACCGCGAGCACGGCGTCGATCCGCGACGGCCGAACCTTCGTGCCGCGCGCCGCATCGCCGTCCCACTTCGCCTCCACGGCCTCGGCCGCGCGGATGGCCTGCATGGCCTCGCGCGAGAGGAGGTCGCGCTGGCTGCGGTAGTCCGCATCGTCCAGCTTGCCCGCCAGGAAGTCGTACTCCAGCTCCTTGAGCGACGCGAGAGTGACCCGCTTCCGCGCCTCCGCGTCCAGCACGGCGCCCGGCGCGGCGTCCGCCACAAGCGCGGTGCGGCGCGCCAGGATGGGGCCGATCACGTACAGCGCGGCGGCCCCGGCCAGCGCGGCGGCGAGCAGCATCAGCGTCACGCGCCCACCTCCTCCGCCCGCTCGAACTGCCGCAGCTCCGCCTCCAGCTCGGCGCGGTCCTCCGCCGTCAGCGGCGCCGCCGCGGGGGCGATCGTGTTGCCGCGGCGCCGCATCGCTCGCATGAAGGCGATCAGCGCGCCGGCGCCGATGAGAAGCACGAAGGGCGGCGCGATCCAGGCCAGCAAGCCGGTGCCGGACTTCTT encodes:
- the recG gene encoding ATP-dependent DNA helicase RecG is translated as MASVIPYSDLDRPAQFLKGVGPKRGELLQKLGLLTARDVLYHVPHRYEDASTIQKIVAVEPGMEASVIGRVVSKGVLPTRKGLRIFQAVVRDSSGLIECSWPGQPYLDRSMKKGDLLLLRGPVRFYHGRQLQPREFTLMAREGETASEEEGTIFPVYPATEGLTHRQVRTILAENLDDLLTSVVEEDPFDNEMRDRLGGIFPLGRALDAMHRPSSLAEAERGRQRLAFEELFFLQLLHALSRHHATAERPGIAFERRDHFVRPFYANLPFTLTDAQKRVLKEIGEDMASARRMNRLVQGDVGSGKTVVALFAMLRAVENGYQAALMAPTEILAEQHARTLTKLLGELPVGVTLLTGRLGTRQWREAVYRIASGGAGIAVGTHALIQEGVEFDRLGLVVVDEQHRFGVKQRMALTEMGENADVLVMSATPIPRSLALTLYGDLDVSVLDERPPGRQPVRTALRDASALPKVLGFIREQVEKGRQAYLVYPLVEESEKVELKSATEEFERLRADVFPDLRLGMVHGQMPGDEKDRVMRAFAAGAIDVLVSTTVIEVGIDVANATVMVIEHADRFGLSQLHQLRGRVGRGAEESFCILLTSGPEARERLRIFAGTEDGFKIAEADMHLRGVGDLFGSRQSGLPSFRFADLEKDAGLLDTARGEARRIVEQDPTLARHPRIRAALEARYGERARLFHVG
- a CDS encoding superoxide dismutase, yielding MAAFTLPPLPYDFGALEPHIDARTMEIHHDKHHATYVTNLNAALEKHPEFQAGDDIDALMRNFASVPEDIKTAVRNNGGGHANHSLFWKVLGPNGSGQPTGAIADAINTTFGGFAQFQDQFANAGKGRFGSGWAWLVAGDGGKLQITDTANQDSPLMNGQTPVLGLDVWEHAYYLNYQNRRPDYIAAFWNVVNWDEVSRRYEAAK
- a CDS encoding ATP-binding protein, with product MSLRLRILLTLLAITVILALPTAYGLSALRELRGIAHDLRTRDAESSLALGRLQTALKEVENSNRIYVAVGSQTPDAVRMGAELDAGMERVERQLDVLSRSGYREPTAQARATWNATKQAVRRNQAQADSGRSNEASAFLRSGVDPAFEEMDHSLDPIGRAINTSGEQQVRRAQQAADGAATRTLVAFATALLLTVLIGGWLARSLLRPIGELRRGMTTVAQGDFDPDVRIPLNRTDELGDLARSFDSMTTQLTELDRLKAEFVSVASHEIKTPLSVIKGYVALLLDGIYGEVTDPQRKTLTAVSDQAERLARLVHRLLDVTRFEAGGGRLELREIEPRGFLSELTDGFEVLAYQNQIDFVVEVAPDVPQSIVADPERVNEVLGNLLSNAFKFTPKGGKIFLRAAAERGGMAVEVEDTGVGIPADKLPKIFEKFFQVENDAQPRSVGSGLGLAIAHEIVEAHGGTISADSEVGKGTRFRVFLPARPPAGTAQS
- a CDS encoding VIT domain-containing protein; translated protein: MRSLPLLALVVLAPAVHADAQGIAVPVRCTGACPAAQALPRILLGDSVLVSADVKSDGSTTYVNHRFHNPTGGEIDGAFFFPLPDDATVTGASVFDGTELKQYGEWSTPGESRRMLDSIVRASRGSPLRAYRGRNVVHVRIPSIPAHGSVSLKLGYTQPPHGEAGARGYDYPLLAGASEVPFTHFALTAQVTTAHGFRSISSPSHAVEVRAGTEMGRCPPAARCGYTGVPSRRVKVVTLTAGAEAAARDFRLEYTPLEQSGPAEPPIPGRS
- the ftsY gene encoding signal recognition particle-docking protein FtsY; this encodes MARLFRRKDETKKSLWDRIVDVALTDVSVLVKGMDEGSLEGLEETLIAADFGVPATLRLVQVVEDLASRGVAKTQRDYLRAVREEIAAILSAGRKDTALRMNFEGGPTVILVIGVNGVGKTTTIGKLAHRMKKQGRSVLIAAGDTFRAGAIEQLRRWSERVGCDFVGSEPGRDPAAVAFDALDTAERLGSDVVIIDTAGRLHTQTDLMKELEKVYRVLAKRLPGAPHETLIVLDSTVGQNAMAQLRTFGSEMPLTGIVLTKMDGTAKGGIVVALKEEFNVPVKFVGVGETIDDLVPFEIDAFAEEVLTA
- a CDS encoding heme exporter protein CcmB; translated protein: MGFVAQAVAVARKDLVLEMRSRERVVSMATFAVLVAVVFSFALDPTVRARSIAGAMVWITILFAGTLGLGRSFALEREQDALAGLLLAPVDRGALFLGKFAANLLIVLAVELVILPVYALFFGLDFLGSLGALAAIMALATFGFILLGTLFAAVSTHTRLGDTLLPILLLPLLLPVVIFAASATQRLLVGRPAAEVMSSFKMLGAFDLIYLVVCTAVFGSVLEE
- the ccsA gene encoding cytochrome c biogenesis protein CcsA; this encodes MEQDSMRGTRTWAVGLGLLAAASLLFALRMIFFYAPTETTMGVVQRIFYFHVPSAWVAFLAFGIVALCSVGYLWLKDERLDAIAVSAAELGTIFTTIVLLTGPLWGRIAWGAWWVWEPRLTLTLLLWFIYVGYFMLRGATESPERGKRFGAVLGIVGAVDIPLIHLSVQWFRSQHPKPVIMRPEGAQADPAIVQTLLVSLLAFTLLFFSLLLFRYGLEVARARLEMHRAGFGRPASAS
- a CDS encoding zinc ribbon domain-containing protein, translating into MTLMLLAAALAGAAALYVIGPILARRTALVADAAPGAVLDAEARKRVTLASLKELEYDFLAGKLDDADYRSQRDLLSREAMQAIRAAEAVEAKWDGDAARGTKVRPSRIDAVLAVQAGRHSCGFVNPVGSRFCAGCGVRLR
- the ccmA gene encoding heme ABC exporter ATP-binding protein CcmA codes for the protein MTQPHSAPGAAPAVEARQVEKRYGPLHAVRGVDFRLARGEFLTIFGPNGAGKTTLLRMLCGAVQPTRGEVLVAGEPIAGADDGWRRRIGLLSHQTFLYGGLSAAENLDFYARLYALPDRKALVARALEDVGLADRRDDRVRTFSRGMQQRLALARTLLHDPEVVFLDEPYTGLDPHAAAMLRGTLERLRGGHTVVLVTHNLSQGLELADRVVVQVGGRWVSDEPRAAVDASRFERVYTERVAAAV